TTACTGTGATAGCAAGTCTGCTGTGTATATAGCCACTAATCCAATCTTCCATGAGCGGACAAAGCATATCGAAGCGGATTGCCACATTGTCCGTGACAAACTACAAGAAGGCGTGATTACTCTGTTACCTATCTCTACACATGAGCAGGTTGCAGACATTTTGACTAAGCCACTAGCACCAGGTCCTTTCCATTACATCCATAGTAAGCTTGGGCTGCTGAACATCTTCGCGGTCAGCACTCCAAGCTTAAGGGAGGGTGTTACTTAACAAGAGAGTCTGCTGATAGTTAGTTAGAGAAAACTGATTAGAGTAGTTAGATATTTATGCTAATCAATAGTTAGCCAGCTGTGTATAAATATAGGTAGATCATTTATGTAAATGTGTGATTCATCATTTAATACAAGTTCACATTTTCACTCCTTCTTCTCTCTGGTTTTTCTATCCCCTGCATTCTTTTCCCGTTCTCATGCGCAACCTTCAACATTTGCTGATTGCTGCAACTgtgattatcaattaatgatgaaCAAATAGTGGATATTAAATAGAcagataaaaaatgaaaaaaatggaTATTAAGTAGATGGATATCCgaaagaaaaacaatgaaattttttataatcaaaGAGATTGATACACGATTTCAATGGTGGAATTGAATTATTGGTGATGgattattcaccaatttataatgttaatattaaagaaaagataagattagagtatctaaatcaaaataaaaccttaaaaattgaagatagaattttaaagataagatagatgaataataagataataatttataaaaatgatAACAAAATTGAAATAGGCGTAGTACacacttcaatcgattgggtagcaCAACAaatcgattgaatttggcaaATTCATATTGTTTTgatgaattcaatcgattgggtaatacaACCAATCAATAGACCTCAGGTTGTTTTGAAACATTCAATCAATTGGGTAGTATaagcaatcgattgaattattaaaaacccacattttagtcatcgttcaatcgattgatttttgcgaaaaccatgctgccttgcaattttcaatcgattgttttgtgataacaacctgtagtccaatcgattgagttatagaaaacctgaaattcaatcgattgttttgataatccaatcgattgattttcaaaGAAACACGATTTCACAGCCCTTGACGAACGTCACGGATCAAATATAatcttttaatcgattggaatagccaaaaagtttattacgatcaatggaagatctaattcattattgtttttattttttattgttaataaacataatagattaatgataaaataataatttataaaataaaaattagtttttatgattaaataaaatatatggggttaatttgtaattaaaattagaaaaagactATTTAGCCATTattaaaaaaccttaaaaaatatgttttgttctGGGACCATTTAACGGTCCAAACGTTCTGGGACCATCGAATCTAGTGCTAACAAACAAGTTCTTCAACTTAAAAGACTTTACATGCCAGTATGAATcggttatattatttaattaattaattataacatGAAGCATAGTTATTAAAGTTGGGCTGGATTTTATACTGGTCCGATCCAATGTTTGAATCGTATAAAATAGAAAATCGGTGTGAATCGATCAAATTTGGAGTGAACCGATAAAAACTGATCAAATTCGATGAAGACCGATCTGACCAAACTacttagaatttaaaattttttcaaattatttaagGTGGAGTTCAAATTCCTCTCCTCAATGAGAGAAATGTCACTCACAATCACCATTCATGCTCCTTGTTAATATATTtgcaaattataatacatatagatatctttcattaaattatttacttttatttaatttattttaattttagttataaactcactcattcttatattatttttcaataaatacttgtagtatataatagtataataaatataaactaattaataaattattaaaatttaaaaaataatagttattttaatataaaatatttatgatagagtaaaattaacaaaatattttttgttcctatttcatattattttaaaatagttagatatttttaaaatattagtaaaaatatgtattttaaatttttaactattttttattttttatttatataaaatcgATTCAACCAATAATTTACCAGTTGATTCAATGATCCAATAATCTGACCGGTTTGATTACCAGTTCGATTCTGACAACTATGACATGAAATTACTAcaaacaagagaaaaaaaaaactattactCGAGGACTCATAAGGACAAAGACAATTCACCGATAAAAATGGAATTAAAGTCTACAATAGTGATGGGGAATTGGATCGGAGTTATTGTTGTACAGTCCTTTGAGAAACTTTCTGACgtgttgtcttttttttttttggaatttagAGAAGTCGACAAAAAAATCTTCTCTATCTCCATTATTGTCATCGAGAAGTTCAACGGTGAGAAAGGATTTCGGACAGTTCGGTTCACGGCAAAAACATATAAAATTGGAGCCATTACGACAGCGCCACAACAAGCGGTAACAACGAGAAAGATGAAAGTCCTGAAGGAAGGGATAGCGCCAGTGCTAGAGGAACTAAGCCGAGGCACTGGCATAGTAACTCTATGGCCGGTTCTAAGGGGATGTTCGGAGAAATCATGGAGGCTAAGAAAGCAATGCCTCTCGAAAAGCTTGCTGAGTAATGGACCATTGATCCCAAATGCACCAATTTGTTTATGAACATGATACTctcttcaatttttatttttctattttgtttttgcATTTTGTAGTTGATCTTAATGTTATTTTTGTACTATTCCTTTCGAAAAATCTTTGATTTATGGTATGGAAACGTTAAATTTGGTAATGATATTTGATTAttgtgatgtttttttttttatttttgaccgTCATTGATGACAGCATTCAAGGATATAAACTTATTGATTGGCCAGTACAAGTAATGATCAGAATGAATTCATATGCTTAAAACCTATATTTATAAAAGAATCCTCCAAATTATTACTAATTTTATTATCTATCTTGGTGCTTTTATGCGCCAAAATATACTTACACCATCCTAAAAAATTCccttaaaaaaatatcataattgaCATGGATGCATTTGTTGTTTAGAAATGccaaaaaattgaaacaaattaaagGTGGGCGTCCCAAATTCGAAGAGAATTATAACCAAAAGTGGTCCGACATTACGTAAATGGAAAAATGGAATCCTGCTGGGCGCAGCATGCACATGCCATTAATCTCTCATAGATGCTGCCTACTACTGCCTCGCTGCCtaggtttatttatttttattttaattacaattattattttgattattataTTTGAGTGAAAAAGGTTGGGCTGCTGTAATAAAACATATCAACAACGTGTTCCCATTTCTCAAAGCTTTGTCCGCATCTTCAGTTTTCTGCCCCGCCCTTTCCTCAAGTCAAGGGCCGCAATATTCCATCTATCCATGTTGTGATTAATTGAatactaaaattatttttattaaactaTTTTATATTGTTCATTaaccaaataatatttttatatctaAGTTGTGATGATGATCGAGTTCAATTGTAAGAAACACTTGTTATTTTAATCAACCAAAATTCTTTTAATACTGTACTTGAaatcagaaaagaaaaaataaagatgtATCTTAGAAATTCATAATAAATCCAACAGAGTAGTAACTATTTTCAATTGATCAAGTGTTTAGTAATttacaaaaataaatttaatacttAAGCAAGTAGTGACTCTGGGTAcaataagaagaagaaataatgatGATCAAATCAGCATTCAAACCTTAATTACATACATGTACAGAGTAGTATATACTATATATAAGAAATATTTCAAGTGTTTTAATGTTTTAAGTGTTCTGCGCTAGTAATTTTAACTTCTGAtatcaaatatatataaattagatAATGTtatgtgtatattaaaattaattattagaataaaatatatattaaaaataaattaaacaatatatgtatatatatatataaataaaaaatattatttNNNNNNNNNNNNNNNNNNNNNNNNNNNNNNNNNNNNNNNNNNNNNNNNNNNNNNNNNNNNNNNNNNNNNNNNNNNNNNNNNNNNNNNNNNNNNNNNNNNNNNNNNNNNNNNNNNNNNNNNNNNNNNNNNNNNNNNNNNNNNNNNNNNNNNNNNNNNNNNNNNNNNNNNNNNNNNNNNNNNNNNNNNNNNNNNNNNNNNNNNNNNNNNNNNNNNNNNNNNNNNNNNNNNNNNNNNNNNNNNNNNNNNNNNNNNNNNNNNNNNNNNNNNNNNNNNNNNNNNNNNNNNNNNNNNNNNNNNNNNNNNNNNNNNNNNNNNNNNNNNNNNNNNNNNNNNNNNNNNNNNNNNNNNNNNNNNNNNNNNNNNNNNNNNNNNNNNNNNNNNNNNNNNNNNNNNNNNNNNNNNNNNNNNNNNNNNNNNNNNNNNNNNNNNNNNNNNNNNNNNNNNNNNNNNNNNNNNNNNNNNNNNNNNNNNNNNNNNNNNNNNNNNNNNNNNNNNNNNNNNNNNNNNNNNNNNNNNNNNNNNNNNNNNNNNNNNNNNNNNNNNNNNNNNNNNNNNNNNNNNNNNNNNNNNNNNNNNNNNNNNNNNNNNNNNNNNNNNNNNNNNNNNNNNNNNNNNNNNNNNNNNNNNNNNNNNNNNNNNNNNNNNNNNNNNNNNNNNNNNNNNNNNNNNNNNNNNNNNNNNNNNNNNNNNNNNNNNNNNNNNNNNNNNNNNNNNNNNNNNNNNNNNNNNNNNNNNNNNNNNNNNNNNNNNNNNNNNNNNNNNNNNNNNNNNNNNNNNNNNNNNNNNNNNNNNNNNNNNNNNNNNNNNNNNNNNNNNNNNNNNNNNNNNNNNNNNNNNNNNNNNNNNNNNNNNNNNNNNNNNNNNNNNNNNNNNNNNNNNNNNNNNNNNNNNNNNNNNNNNNNNNNNNNNNNNNNNNNNNNNNNNNNNNNNNNNNNNNNNNNNNNNNNNNNNNNNNNNNNNNNNNNNNNNNNNNNNNNNNNNNNNNNNNNNNNNNNNNNNNNNNNNNNNNNNNNNNNNNNNNNNNNNNNNNNNNNNNNNNNNNNNNNNNNNNNNNNNNNNNNNNNNNNNNNNNNNNNNNNNNNNNNNNNNNNNNNNNNNNNNNNNNNNNNNNNNNNNNNNNNNNNNNNNNNNNNNNNNNNNNNNNNNNNNNNNNNNNNNNNNNNNNNNNNNNNNNNNNNNNNNNNNNNNNNNNNNNNNNNNNNNNNNNNNNNNNNNNNNNNNNNNNNNNNNNNNNNNNNNNNNNNNNNNNNNNNNNNNNNNNNNNNNNNNNNNNNNNNNNNNNNNNNNNNNNNNNNNNNNNNNNNNNNNNNNNNNNNNNNNNNNNNNNNNNNNNNNNNNNNNNNNNNNNNNNNNNNNNNNNNNNNNNNNNNNNNNNNNNNNNNNNNNNNNNNNNNNNNNNNNNNNNNNNNNNNNNNNNNNNNNNNNNNNNNNNNNNNNNNNNNNNNNNNNNNNNNNNNNNNNNNNNNNNNNNNNNNNNNNNNNNNNNNNNNNNNNNNNNNNNNNNNNNNNNNNNNNNNNNNNNNNNNNNNNNNNNNNNNNNNNNNNNNNNNNNNNNNNNNNNNNNNNNNNNNNNNNNNNNNNNNNNNNNNNNNNNNNNNNNNNNNNNNNNNNNNNNNNNNNNNNNNNNNNNNNNNNNNNNNNNNNNNNNNNNNNNNNNNNNNNNNNNNNNNNNNNNNNNNNNNNNNNNNNNNNNNNNNNNNNNNNNNNNNNNNNNNNNNNNNNNNNNNNNNNNNNNNNNNNNNNNNNNNNNNNNNNNNNNNNNNNNNNNNNNNNNNNNNNNNNNNNNNNNNNNNNNNNNNNNNNNNNNNNNNNNNNNNNNNNNNNNNNNNNNNNNNNNNNNNNNNNNNNNNNNNNNNNNNNNNNNNNNNNNNNNNNNNNNNNNNNNNNNNNNNNNNNNNNNNNNNNNNNNNNNNNNNNNNNNNNNNNNNNNNNNNNNNNNNNNNNNNNNNNNNNNNNNNNNNNNNNNNNNNNNNNNNNNNNNNNNNNNNNNNNNNNNNNNNNNNNNNNNNNNNNNNNNNNNNNNNNNNNNNNNNNNNNNNNNNNNNNNNNNNNNNNNNNNNNNNNNNNNNNNNNNNNNNNNNNNNNNNNNNNNNNNNNNNNNNNNNNNNNNNNNNNNNNNNNNNNNNNNNNNNNNNNNNNNNNNNNNNNNNNNNNNNNNNNNNNNNNNNNNNNNNNNNNNNNNNNNNNNNNNNNNNNNNNNNNNNNNNNNNNNNNNNNNNNNNNNNNNNNNNNNNNNNNNNNNNNNNNNNNNNNNNNNNNNNNNNNNNNNNNNNNNNNNNNNNNNNNNNNNNNNNNNNNNNNNNNNNNNNNNNNNNNNNNNNNNNNNNNNNNNNNNNNNNNNNNNNNNNNNNNNNNNNNNNNNNNNNNNNNNNNNNNNNNNNNNNNNNNNNNNNNNNNNNNNNNNNNNNNNNNNNNNNNNNNNNNNNNNNNNNNNNNNNNNNNNNNNNNNNNNNNNNNNNNNNNNNNNNNNNNNNNNNNNNNNNNNNNNNNNNNNNNNNNNNNNNNNNNNNNNNNNNNNNNNNNNNNNNNNNNNNNNNNNNNNNNNNNNNNNNNNNNNNNNNNNNNNNNNNNNNNNNNNNNNNNNNNNNNNNNNNNNNNNNNNNNNNNNNNNNNNNNNNNNNNNNNNNNNNNNNNNNNNNNNNNNNNNNNNNNNNNNNNNNNNNNNNNNNNNNNNNNNNNNNNNNNNNNNNNNNNNNNNNNNNNNNNNNNNNNNNNNNNNNNNNNNNNNNNNNNNNNNNNNNNNNNNNNNNNNNNNNNNNNNNNNNNNNNNNNNNNNNNNNNNNNNNNNNNNNNNNNNNNNNNNNNNNNNNNNNNNNNNNNNNNNNNNNNNNNNNNNNNNNNNNNNNNNNNNNNNNNNNNNNNNNNNNNNNNNNNNNNNNNNNNNNNNNNNNNNNNNNNNNNNNNNNNNNNNNNNNNNNNNNNNNNNNNNNNNNNNNNNNNNNNNNNNNNNNNNNNNNNNNNNNNNNNNNNNNNNNNNNNNNNNNNNNNNNNNNNNNNNNNNNNNNNNNNNNNNNNNNNNNNNNNNNNNNNNNNNNNNNNNNNNNNNNNNNNNNNNNNNNNNNNNNNNNNNNNNNNNNNNNNNNNNNNNNNNNNNNNNNNNNNNNNNNNNNNNNNNNNNNNNNNNNNNNNNNNNNNNNNNNNNNNNNNNNNNNNNNNNNNNNNNNNNNNNNNNNNNNNNNNNNNNNNNNNNNNNNNNNNNNNNNNNNNNNNNNNNNNNNNNNNNNNNNNNNNNNNNNNNNNNNNNNNNNNNNNNNNNNNNNNNNNNNNNNNNNNNNNNNNNNNNNNNNNNNNNNNNNNNNNNNNNNNNNNNNNNNNNNNNNNNNNNNNNNNNNNNNNNNNNNNNNNNNNNNNNNNNNNNNNNNNNNNNNNNNNNNNNNNNNNNNNNNNNNNNNNNNNNNNNNNNNNNNNNNNNNNNNNNNNNNNNNNNNNNNNNNNNNNNNNNNNNNNNNNNNNNNNNNNNNNNNNNNNNNNNNNNNNNNNNNNNNNNNNNNNNNNNNNNNNNNNNNNNNNNNNNNNNNNNNNNNNNNNNNNNNNNNNNNNNNNNNNNNNNNNNNNNNNNNNNNNNNNNNNNNNNNNNNNNNNNNNNNNNNNNNNNNNNNNNNNNNNNNNNNNNNNNNNNNNNNNNNNNNNNNNNNNNNNNNNNNNNNNNNNNNNNNNNNNNNNNNNNNNNNNNNNNNNNNNNNNNNNNNNNNNNNNNNNNNNNNNNNNNNNNNNNNNNNNNNNNNNNNNNNNNNNNNNAGTCATCCAACGTCCAAACTTAACTAATGTAAAGTTTTTTTCACTTCATCATGggattcaaattcaaacttcaTCATTTCTCTTGCTGAAATAGTTAGAACTTTAAGTTAGGAGCAATTTTATTCAACTAAAAACAAGAATCTATTACATCTTGACCAACATATTAATGTAGTGAATCTATAAATGGtataaaaaaaactaacattTAGATAGTCAATATATATTAGCTAACTTTAatatttagggtttagagttaaAAAATTTATCATTTAACATCTAAAATTTTAGATAAatgaaataatttagaaaaaatgACTAATGTTAACTGAAAGAAATTGATTAGTTAGCATTActtgttaaaaaaaaagtttatgctatttaaatttacaaaaatactatttgtacactaaaatcagtcactaaaatcagtcaccaatgtatttgtatataaatatatgtatgatttaatttatttttaatatatatatttataatttaatatgtattttatattagtagtcgattttgataactgattttaatatacaaattaaattttataattgagATTAAGGAATAAATGGAGTGAAATATCTTTAATATTGAAACACTTGAAATGATTCCGTGCATATATTGAAGTGGGTGATGTCATGGTTTCAAATTGGGCTGAAGCAATTGACAGGAGGAGCATGCGCAGGGGATGAACGGTGGATACGCAACACtacttattataaaaaataaaaaaaataaaaataaattagagaTTGTGGAAAGAGGCATATAAATAGTGGATGGTTGCATAGGTGGGCAAAAGCATCATCAGCATCAggtaaaaagagagagaaagagagagagaatgggaAAAATGGTTAACGAGGAGCAACAGAAGCAATCGCAGAAGCAGGAATTTCGAAAGGGTCCATGGACGGAGCAGGAGGACTTGAAGTTAGTTTCATTTGTGGGGCTGTTTGGAGACAGGAAATGGGACTTTATAGCAAAGGTTTCAGGTTTGAAGGTGGCGGGAGACACTTGATAGGTAATGCTTATTTGGGCATGATGCTTTTTGAAACCGCCACTCCCTTTAACCACCCAATTCTATATGTTTTCGTTGTAGGTCTCAATCGAACTGGTAAGAGCTGCCGCCTCCGCTGGGTTAACTACCTCCACCCCGGCCTCAAACGTGGCAAGCTCACTCCCTTTGAAGAGAAGCTTGTCTTGGACCTCCACTCCAAGTGGGGCAATAGGTACATCTATCATTCTATCTCAAACAACTCTTGTGTCATCAAATTCTTCACATATAACTCCTCCAATTAAATATATTCAAAACTATAAACTttctttcaaatttcaaattttgatttattCCATTGATAAGTAAGTTACGTGAATGCTATCCTACCATCTTTAAAGTAACATGTAAGTTACTCTCTgatatttcatattttaattaagtGTTTATTTTAACATGAGTTACTTTAATCTCATGAGAGTTAATAATATCTTGGAAGACGGTAACGACCTGACAGAAGAAAAAAATTGTTATATTAGATATATCTCTGTAATTACTCGTAATAACGGAATTAAATGGTTATATTTCTGACACATACTTAAGATGGTCAAGAATTGCCCGGAAGCTGCCCGGGCGCACGGACAACGAGATCAAGAATTACTTTAGGACTCACATGAGGAAGAAGGCTCAAGAGGAGAAGCGCGCGCTTGCATCACCAAGTTCTTCAAGCTGCCATTCCTCACTCTcttcaaacaacaacaacaaccaagcTGTTGATTCGCATGCTTCCAAGAAAGCTGGAGAAGAGAGCTTCTATGACACAGGGGGGCCGGTCATGACTGTGGACTGCTCAACCGatttgaaggaagaagaagggttCTCCATGGATGATATATGGAAAGATATTGAGCTTTGTGAAGAGAAGAACATTGTTGTTTATGatgggaataagagtgaagagggTTGCAACTTCTCAAGTCCACCATCATGGGAGTATTCTTCTGACCCACTTTGGGTGATGGATGAACAAAGTGTGTTATTCCCAACTAGTGACCCATATTTTTCCTCATTTCTAACTGGCTAATCATCACTACCATTTATTCTTTTTCCCCCAACATCATCAAATATTTTGTTCATATATAGTAATGTGTGTGCTTTTAGTATTAAGAAACAAAGTCTCTAACATGTGTATAGCTAGCACCATATAATAGTTCCTCCAAGTTTATGGCATGCTTTATTTCTAGCTACTAGATATAGTGTGATATAGCAGAAATAAATTATAATAGCCGCAAGAGTAACTACTACTACTCTATCTATAGTTTCTTATGTCAATGTCCCAATGCCTTGCTTATCTACTTTCAAAAGAAGGCATCTCCAATATGAATATGTTATGTTCTGTTATGAATGTAAAATATCAAGCActtgtttattttattgtttcTATATGCGCCTATACTAATATAGCTCTTCttttattattagttaattaCCATCAAATAATAACATGCAAAGCATATTATATAAGATGAACCAGCAGTGGTGAGGGTGCCATTTGAACATCATAACGTGATCAAAAGAATTTAATTTGTATTAGAATGAAAATTATGCTAGAATAATATATCAATGAGAATAAAATAACTATCTActtaaaatacaataaattagtttttaaattcgaatattataagataaaaaaaaagtattattcTGAAATTACAATTTATTGTTGACTGAAAATACATAACTCAAATTATTTCCTTGtaaaaagtattatttttatctTAAGGTGTTTTGGCCTTTTATAACATTTTGTGAAGAAATTAACATTGCAAATGACTtcatatgtttttattttcttaatatttttttcagtagtaattttgatttttgagtgTAAGACTTTTCTTAATATAAAGTGAAGATTCTGTATGTGATTGGAATCCTTGATA
The DNA window shown above is from Arachis ipaensis cultivar K30076 chromosome B08, Araip1.1, whole genome shotgun sequence and carries:
- the LOC107613266 gene encoding transcription factor MYB48 isoform X2; translated protein: MGKMVNEEQQKQSQKQEFRKGPWTEQEDLKLVSFVGLFGDRKWDFIAKVSGLNRTGKSCRLRWVNYLHPGLKRGKLTPFEEKLVLDLHSKWGNRWSRIARKLPGRTDNEIKNYFRTHMRKKAQEEKRALASPSSSSCHSSLSSNNNNNQAVDSHASKKAGEESFYDTGGPVMTVDCSTDLKEEEGFSMDDIWKDIELCEEKNIVVYDGNKSEEGCNFSSPPSWEYSSDPLWVMDEQSVLFPTSDPYFSSFLTG
- the LOC107613266 gene encoding transcription factor MYB48 isoform X3 produces the protein MDGAGGLEVSFICGAVWRQEMGLYSKGFRFEGGGRHLIGLNRTGKSCRLRWVNYLHPGLKRGKLTPFEEKLVLDLHSKWGNRWSRIARKLPGRTDNEIKNYFRTHMRKKAQEEKRALASPSSSSCHSSLSSNNNNNQAVDSHASKKAGEESFYDTGGPVMTVDCSTDLKEEEGFSMDDIWKDIELCEEKNIVVYDGNKSEEGCNFSSPPSWEYSSDPLWVMDEQSVLFPTSDPYFSSFLTG
- the LOC107613266 gene encoding transcription factor MYB48 isoform X1; translation: MDGAGGLEVSFICGAVWRQEMGLYSKGFRFEGGGRHLIGNAYLGMMLFETATPFNHPILYVFVVGLNRTGKSCRLRWVNYLHPGLKRGKLTPFEEKLVLDLHSKWGNRWSRIARKLPGRTDNEIKNYFRTHMRKKAQEEKRALASPSSSSCHSSLSSNNNNNQAVDSHASKKAGEESFYDTGGPVMTVDCSTDLKEEEGFSMDDIWKDIELCEEKNIVVYDGNKSEEGCNFSSPPSWEYSSDPLWVMDEQSVLFPTSDPYFSSFLTG